The following are encoded in a window of Candidatus Aegiribacteria sp. genomic DNA:
- the hslV gene encoding ATP-dependent protease subunit HslV — MDIHATTVIGIVRNGKAAMAADGQVTLGETIVKSTARKIRKLYSGTVLVGFSGTGADAFALVERLEEKLEAARGNLPRAAVDLAREWRTDKYLRQLQALIAAVDREHALIIGGSGEIVEAEDGIVSVGSGQAYALAAARALDRHTQMGPSKMALESISVASGICIYTGGDIQVEELS; from the coding sequence ATGGATATTCATGCCACAACGGTAATAGGAATTGTCCGTAACGGGAAAGCAGCCATGGCTGCTGATGGTCAGGTAACCCTGGGTGAGACAATTGTAAAAAGCACGGCGCGTAAAATTCGGAAATTATATTCGGGAACTGTACTTGTAGGATTCTCCGGTACTGGAGCGGATGCTTTTGCGCTTGTTGAGAGACTTGAGGAAAAACTTGAAGCGGCAAGAGGCAATCTGCCTCGTGCAGCGGTAGATCTCGCAAGGGAATGGAGAACTGATAAGTATCTGAGGCAGCTTCAGGCTCTGATTGCTGCTGTGGACAGAGAACACGCTCTTATAATTGGTGGTTCAGGTGAAATCGTTGAAGCAGAAGATGGCATTGTTTCAGTAGGTTCCGGTCAGGCGTACGCACTGGCAGCGGCCAGAGCGCTTGACAGGCATACGCAGATGGGACCGTCCAAAATGGCTCTTGAAAGCATTTCTGTTGCTTCAGGAATCTGTATCTACACCGGTGGTGACATACAGGTAGAGGAGCTTTCCTGA
- the hslU gene encoding ATP-dependent protease ATPase subunit HslU: protein MDSILTPAETVQWLDRYVIGQGNAKRAVAIALRNRFRRRNTPEAVRSEIYPSNLIMMGPTGIGKTEIARKIADLTGAPFVKVEATKYTETGYVGRDVESMVRSLVRKGVNIAAENARRNREEEVKENVTAKLIESLQKTGYSSRTSSELRSMLEKGILEDTEIELILAENTPHMEIFPIMPGAGFDNPAGENLKNLMNKMIGTRRRRNKLPISKARPRLQEDEMRRLLEGSGHIEQGLELAQEEGIIFIDEIDKIIGFNESKGPDVSRMGVQRDLLPVVEGCTVQTRWGPVKTDHILFIAAGAFHGSSPSDLIPELQGRFPMRVTLDPLSEEDLLRILIEPENSLLSQYTALLEADGVSLQLNRKAAAVVAKTANYLNEETEDIGARRLRPVLSYLLDEQLFGAPDLVQGKVRITVKTASSILADLADRREDGNYIL, encoded by the coding sequence ATGGACAGTATACTTACACCTGCTGAAACCGTTCAATGGCTTGACCGGTATGTAATAGGTCAGGGAAATGCTAAAAGAGCAGTTGCGATTGCACTTCGTAACCGATTCAGAAGACGGAATACTCCCGAAGCCGTAAGATCCGAAATATATCCAAGCAATCTGATAATGATGGGTCCTACTGGAATCGGAAAGACTGAGATAGCACGAAAAATAGCTGATCTTACCGGAGCTCCATTCGTGAAAGTTGAAGCAACGAAATACACTGAAACAGGTTATGTCGGACGTGATGTAGAATCAATGGTAAGATCTCTGGTTCGCAAGGGAGTGAATATCGCGGCGGAGAATGCCCGAAGGAATCGAGAAGAGGAAGTAAAAGAGAATGTCACCGCGAAACTTATCGAAAGCCTTCAGAAAACAGGCTACAGTTCAAGAACGAGCAGCGAACTCAGGAGTATGCTTGAAAAAGGTATTCTGGAGGATACCGAGATTGAACTGATACTCGCTGAGAATACACCTCATATGGAAATATTCCCTATAATGCCTGGCGCTGGTTTTGATAATCCAGCAGGTGAGAACCTCAAGAACCTCATGAATAAAATGATCGGCACAAGAAGAAGACGCAATAAATTACCGATATCCAAGGCTCGTCCTAGACTGCAGGAGGATGAGATGAGAAGGCTTCTTGAGGGAAGCGGTCATATCGAGCAGGGACTTGAACTGGCACAGGAAGAGGGAATCATCTTCATTGATGAGATAGATAAAATTATAGGTTTCAATGAGAGTAAAGGACCTGATGTCTCAAGAATGGGAGTTCAGCGGGATCTTCTTCCCGTAGTTGAAGGATGCACTGTTCAGACAAGGTGGGGACCTGTTAAGACAGATCATATACTTTTCATAGCAGCCGGAGCATTTCACGGATCCAGTCCTTCGGATCTGATTCCTGAGCTGCAGGGTCGATTTCCCATGAGGGTTACACTTGACCCCCTTTCTGAGGAAGATCTTCTCAGAATTCTGATCGAACCGGAGAATTCTCTCTTAAGTCAGTACACCGCGCTACTTGAAGCGGATGGAGTATCACTTCAATTGAATAGAAAAGCAGCCGCAGTAGTTGCGAAAACAGCAAATTATCTGAACGAGGAAACGGAAGATATTGGAGCCAGAAGATTAAGACCTGTATTGAGTTATCTTCTTGATGAGCAATTGTTCGGAGCACCTGATCTCGTTCAGGGGAAAGTAAGGATTACCGTTAAGACTGCATCTTCCATTCTTGCAGACCTTGCTGATCGAAGAGAAGATGGTAATTATATACTCTAA
- a CDS encoding gliding-motility protein MglA, with translation MHRSVNEVAYKIVYYGPGLSGKTTNLRRIRDIITPEHRGRLVTLCTRGERTVFFDFLPINFATIGKDRIRLHLYSVPGQAYYSLSRRVILDGVDGVVFVADSQTERLDANLDSIEDLESNLESYGMDLEQLPTILQFNKRDLPSIAPLDELEKQLNRHTWATVESVAIGGSGPVETLKLMSAVIARHHVDQLS, from the coding sequence ATGCATCGATCAGTCAATGAAGTTGCATACAAAATCGTATACTATGGACCGGGACTATCGGGGAAAACTACTAATCTGAGAAGAATCCGTGATATTATTACTCCCGAGCATAGAGGGCGTCTGGTTACATTATGCACACGCGGGGAACGAACAGTCTTTTTTGATTTCCTTCCGATCAATTTTGCGACCATCGGAAAGGATCGTATAAGGCTTCATCTATATTCAGTTCCAGGTCAGGCCTACTACTCACTAAGCAGGCGAGTAATACTCGACGGAGTTGATGGTGTTGTTTTTGTAGCTGACAGTCAGACTGAACGACTGGATGCGAACCTTGACAGTATTGAAGATCTGGAAAGTAATCTTGAATCATATGGTATGGATCTGGAACAATTGCCCACCATATTACAGTTCAATAAACGTGATCTTCCATCTATTGCTCCCCTTGATGAACTTGAGAAACAGTTGAACAGACATACCTGGGCAACAGTTGAATCAGTTGCAATTGGCGGATCAGGACCGGTAGAAACGCTAAAACTCATGTCTGCTGTTATAGCCAGACATCATGTGGATCAGCTCTCCTGA
- a CDS encoding CDP-alcohol phosphatidyltransferase family protein, producing MIKHEIQRITSDISKRLPVVPALITWIRLLGVPAILLVIYHSHNMKLLFWIILVCSISDYLDGWVARRLKQTSYPGKVMDFIADKLFLSIALFSLSISLGAIDTVSASILAGYHLLMLLVLSVISWSILVPVVTITTGERLAVLFSYILLIVASGKMAFPDKHIFMSLHWPLTVIALLSALAGLLSYVRLLKRLLSRILE from the coding sequence ATGATAAAACATGAAATTCAGCGGATAACCAGTGATATCTCAAAGAGGCTTCCCGTTGTACCTGCCTTGATAACATGGATTCGTCTGCTTGGTGTTCCGGCAATCCTGCTGGTTATCTATCATTCTCATAACATGAAACTGCTTTTCTGGATAATACTTGTCTGCAGCATATCTGATTATCTCGACGGCTGGGTAGCAAGGAGGTTGAAACAGACCTCATATCCAGGCAAGGTGATGGATTTTATCGCTGACAAGTTATTTCTCTCAATAGCTCTCTTTTCACTCTCTATTTCTCTTGGAGCTATCGATACTGTAAGCGCCAGCATTCTTGCGGGTTATCATCTCCTGATGCTGCTGGTTCTTTCAGTGATATCCTGGAGCATTCTCGTTCCTGTTGTCACTATAACAACAGGAGAACGTCTGGCGGTTCTTTTCAGTTATATTCTCCTTATCGTTGCCTCTGGCAAAATGGCTTTCCCCGATAAACATATATTTATGTCGCTGCACTGGCCGTTGACTGTAATAGCTCTTCTCTCAGCTTTAGCAGGTCTACTGAGTTATGTGCGGCTTCTTAAGAGACTGCTTTCACGGATTCTGGAGTAG
- the polA gene encoding DNA polymerase I, translating to MSKVLLVDCYNILYRGHFAMHRNPLRAPDGTNTSGLYHLVSEILDMTENRSADITVAVFDYPAPSFRKKIYPEYKSNRPPMPEELILQSNLARKLIPALGIPLLEEEGLEADDIIASLTAQALKRGDTVEILSTDKDLLQLLADGAKMLRPGRSGTPISIIQREDVENVIGVSRDKVVDYLSLTGDSSDNIPGAKGIGPKSAQKLLRQFGSVDDIYENIDDVLPESVRNKLQKSIESVYLSRKLISLQPAKDINASIDDLSMNRPDESVAVEILTKLGMNSILRKLHIQPAGDLFGVQISNNPCSWCTTHIINSVEELERFDFDNSHSSLLALDTESTSVRPFDADIVGISFASSKDTAVYIPLAGPDSLPVPDIVRILKNRLEGKSIAAQNGKYDIHILDSIGLDIKKIKSDPMIADYLIMPERQSHSLSELSYIWLNKPMMNYSTVLGNAETLADVDTGKVAEYCGCDSATAFQLAGILMDELEKDPQLLKLYDTLELPLVTVLARMEKRGVAIDLESLNELRDEFSTRIRILENNASEIVGYPMNLSSPAQVSAVLFDTLGLPPVKKTRKGANSSSIDVLEKLRGKHEFVETVIEHRELSKLLNTYIGKLPLFISDRDGLVHTSFSQTVTATGRLSSSNPNLQNIPVRTSQGRKVRKCFIPGIEGNYFITADYSQIELRVLAHLAGPGNLRDAYSKNLDIHSSTALALFGDDSPEHRRKAKEVNFSILYGISPWGLSNRLNISRGEASGIINRYLATYPELEFFFKKCIADAEATGETRTILGRKRNFKEFVSAKGSARNTMERMVVNTIVQGSAADIIKIAMLRVDERLKDIPYAGLVLQVHDELVATAPEDRVEEITAVIRKEMESAYLLEVPLIVETGKGRNWLEAGH from the coding sequence ATGTCAAAAGTATTGCTTGTAGACTGCTACAATATTCTCTATAGAGGACACTTCGCGATGCACAGAAATCCTCTCAGGGCACCGGATGGAACGAATACAAGCGGTCTTTATCATCTTGTCAGTGAAATACTGGATATGACAGAAAACCGTTCAGCGGATATTACGGTTGCAGTATTCGATTACCCTGCACCAAGTTTCAGAAAGAAAATATATCCTGAATACAAATCCAACCGCCCTCCAATGCCTGAGGAGCTTATACTCCAGTCGAACCTTGCACGTAAGCTGATACCGGCTCTGGGTATTCCACTATTAGAGGAGGAGGGGCTGGAGGCTGATGACATCATAGCATCCCTGACAGCGCAGGCGCTGAAGCGGGGCGATACCGTTGAAATACTCTCCACTGACAAGGATCTACTTCAACTTCTCGCAGATGGGGCAAAAATGCTCAGACCCGGTAGATCCGGGACTCCCATATCCATAATACAAAGGGAGGATGTAGAAAATGTAATTGGTGTCTCTCGCGATAAGGTTGTTGATTATCTTTCTCTAACAGGTGATTCTTCGGATAATATTCCAGGGGCGAAAGGAATAGGTCCGAAATCAGCTCAAAAGCTTCTCAGGCAATTCGGCAGTGTTGATGACATATACGAAAATATCGATGATGTACTACCGGAATCTGTGCGAAACAAGCTCCAGAAAAGCATAGAATCGGTGTATCTCAGCCGAAAACTGATTTCTCTCCAACCCGCGAAGGACATAAACGCTTCAATTGACGATCTTTCAATGAATCGTCCTGATGAAAGTGTGGCAGTCGAGATCCTGACAAAACTCGGCATGAACAGTATTCTCAGAAAATTGCATATACAGCCGGCTGGAGATCTTTTCGGCGTGCAGATTTCAAATAATCCCTGTTCCTGGTGTACAACACACATCATTAATTCGGTTGAAGAACTTGAAAGATTTGATTTTGATAATTCACATAGCTCTCTTTTAGCACTGGATACAGAATCGACATCAGTACGGCCATTTGACGCCGATATCGTTGGAATATCCTTTGCTTCATCAAAAGATACCGCTGTCTATATTCCTCTGGCTGGTCCTGATTCTCTCCCTGTTCCAGATATTGTCCGGATACTGAAAAACAGGCTTGAGGGAAAGAGCATAGCAGCACAGAACGGCAAGTACGACATCCACATACTTGATTCCATAGGACTTGATATAAAGAAGATAAAGAGTGATCCCATGATTGCGGACTACCTTATTATGCCCGAAAGGCAGTCTCATTCACTATCGGAATTATCGTATATCTGGTTGAACAAACCTATGATGAATTACAGCACAGTACTCGGCAATGCTGAAACACTTGCCGATGTCGATACAGGAAAAGTTGCTGAATACTGCGGCTGTGATTCCGCGACGGCATTTCAGCTTGCCGGAATACTCATGGATGAACTTGAAAAGGATCCGCAACTGCTCAAATTATATGACACACTGGAGCTGCCTCTGGTAACAGTGCTGGCGAGAATGGAAAAGCGCGGCGTTGCAATCGATCTGGAATCGCTGAATGAACTCAGGGACGAGTTCTCAACAAGAATCAGAATACTGGAAAACAACGCTTCAGAAATAGTTGGTTACCCGATGAATCTGAGCAGTCCGGCACAGGTATCAGCGGTTCTGTTTGATACTCTTGGACTTCCTCCTGTGAAAAAGACCAGGAAAGGAGCAAACTCTTCCAGCATAGATGTTCTGGAAAAACTCAGGGGTAAACATGAATTCGTTGAAACAGTTATTGAGCATAGAGAACTCTCTAAATTGCTGAATACCTATATAGGAAAACTTCCTCTTTTTATCTCAGACAGGGATGGGCTTGTACATACCAGCTTCAGTCAGACAGTTACTGCTACAGGGCGTCTCAGTTCCAGCAATCCGAACCTGCAGAATATTCCTGTCAGGACAAGTCAAGGCAGAAAAGTCAGAAAATGCTTCATACCCGGAATAGAAGGGAATTACTTCATAACAGCCGATTATTCACAGATCGAGCTGCGTGTTCTTGCACATCTTGCAGGTCCTGGAAATCTCAGGGATGCTTACAGCAAGAATCTGGACATTCACAGTTCCACAGCGCTGGCGCTGTTTGGAGATGACTCCCCTGAACACAGAAGAAAAGCTAAAGAAGTTAATTTCTCAATTCTGTACGGTATAAGCCCATGGGGCCTGAGTAACAGATTGAACATAAGCAGGGGAGAGGCTTCCGGAATAATAAACAGGTATCTTGCCACTTATCCTGAACTTGAATTCTTCTTCAAAAAATGTATTGCAGATGCTGAAGCAACAGGCGAAACAAGAACTATTCTCGGAAGAAAGAGGAACTTCAAGGAATTTGTATCCGCAAAGGGTTCTGCTCGCAATACAATGGAGCGCATGGTAGTCAACACAATTGTACAGGGGTCAGCTGCTGACATAATAAAAATTGCAATGCTTCGGGTGGATGAAAGATTGAAGGACATTCCTTATGCAGGTCTTGTTCTTCAGGTTCACGATGAACTCGTGGCTACTGCTCCGGAAGACAGGGTAGAGGAAATAACCGCTGTTATCAGGAAAGAAATGGAATCCGCGTATCTGCTTGAAGTTCCTCTGATCGTTGAAACGGGGAAAGGCAGAAACTGGCTCGAAGCCGGCCACTAA
- a CDS encoding DUF2723 domain-containing protein, with the protein MRKITEDSKRIRTDRIIAILVGLAAGAVYLITLAPSVSFWDSGEYLTCSWTAGVPHPPGVPLFVLLGRFSTILFSFIPAVAPRVNLLCALSGAFAIGILARLVQRWGHRMNFDRIWYRPMSVLSGLIAAFSYSIWRNSNATETYATALLMTFIILLLFDCWIDRYAEKNGKKFKPDSGGWGEARYLLLISYLLILAVANHGSVPLIAGPPILMMYLIYAFRKRSIIWKKSWFILTMLGLVVLAFSVHLYMPLRAVQNPEINETDSTNWTNFSKAFSREQYGTTSIFERKGPFLDQMKLYLKYLSWQSGRVDHGWARLLGGKAGFAVSMLMKIILVFGTIYGIFVIGMKRPKLLMYLGLLFLMSSVLFIFFILNFKTGTEGTTLGEVRERDYFFGASFAFFAIFSGIGLVSILKDFLPERSKLAWIALLIPVASLAANMHRCDRSESFFARDYGINLLESCPENAVLITNGDNDTFPLWFAQGVLGTRRDVIVSNLSLMNTNWYVNQLIDRDSLLLDYRNKGLVDSLRPVFIWGPHYFHVNAELQPEYSPVDGDILRSSFNQAWPWAITDDRLAIAMPTEPSANQGALSMQDLVLLEMIRRKPIHGREIYFAGTVARDSRQFLENYQEMEGIAYRVTESQVINAVNSHRGWQLMNDYQFTGVYDTGVYKCDQTVQLLRNYLLAYHQLAYHYLSIGEPDSVKMTLDEAERLFITLPDEWAEILPTRAVIVAKLIDGLYGPAAARDTLIALSNEIRDEGERLGRPDLTDFGKYLSNLATGLDGSLGYQQKIEYDNLFEVLDDGSIPFAWLKVEMSLMFSDYIGAYRILDNLPLQSDTLSLQLTDLAHATLERIAETTPMNSRLNPVESGLFIIFEYIDISSSTEFRLISDTSPGDIIESMIALASRGQLMSSVSSGLVLANHMDDPARASIIQAFAERIIEDGVIPSIEWSEWYLTESNRVSPEAVAWMAAKAGQPEMMYASLSRSENVSEALLDEILRSPASYAASIPDPGRGSGRYSWVNILAGGSL; encoded by the coding sequence GTGAGAAAAATAACAGAGGATAGTAAAAGAATCAGGACTGACAGAATCATTGCGATTCTTGTGGGTCTCGCAGCCGGAGCTGTTTATCTGATTACCCTTGCGCCAAGTGTCAGTTTCTGGGACAGTGGAGAATACCTGACCTGCAGCTGGACAGCAGGAGTTCCTCATCCTCCAGGTGTTCCGTTATTTGTTCTTCTTGGAAGATTCAGCACGATTCTGTTTTCTTTTATACCTGCTGTAGCTCCAAGAGTTAATCTGCTCTGTGCGCTCTCCGGTGCCTTTGCAATTGGAATACTCGCGCGGCTGGTGCAGCGCTGGGGTCACAGGATGAATTTCGACAGGATATGGTACAGACCAATGTCGGTGCTCTCAGGATTGATCGCTGCATTCAGCTATTCCATCTGGAGAAACAGTAACGCAACGGAAACATATGCAACTGCTCTTCTTATGACTTTCATCATACTCCTGCTGTTCGATTGCTGGATTGACAGGTATGCTGAAAAGAACGGAAAAAAATTCAAACCGGACAGCGGTGGCTGGGGAGAGGCAAGGTACCTTTTACTCATCTCATATCTTCTTATCCTCGCAGTAGCGAATCATGGAAGCGTTCCGCTTATAGCCGGTCCTCCAATCCTGATGATGTACCTGATTTACGCATTTCGGAAACGAAGCATTATCTGGAAGAAATCCTGGTTTATTCTCACAATGCTGGGTCTTGTTGTTCTGGCTTTCAGCGTGCATCTCTACATGCCTCTCAGGGCTGTACAGAATCCTGAAATCAATGAGACGGATTCAACGAACTGGACTAACTTTTCAAAGGCTTTCAGCAGAGAACAGTACGGAACCACATCAATATTTGAAAGAAAAGGGCCATTTCTGGATCAGATGAAGCTTTATCTCAAGTACCTGTCCTGGCAGTCCGGACGTGTTGATCATGGATGGGCTCGTCTTCTTGGCGGAAAGGCAGGTTTCGCTGTATCCATGCTGATGAAGATAATCCTTGTCTTCGGAACAATATATGGAATATTCGTTATTGGAATGAAGCGGCCGAAGCTTCTGATGTACCTCGGATTACTGTTCCTGATGTCTTCGGTTCTTTTCATCTTCTTCATATTGAATTTTAAAACAGGTACTGAGGGTACAACTCTTGGGGAAGTTCGCGAGCGGGATTATTTCTTCGGAGCTTCATTTGCGTTTTTCGCGATATTTTCAGGAATCGGACTTGTATCGATACTTAAAGATTTCCTTCCGGAAAGATCAAAACTGGCATGGATTGCTTTACTGATACCGGTTGCATCTCTGGCAGCTAATATGCACAGGTGCGACAGGTCCGAATCTTTCTTCGCGCGGGATTATGGTATCAACCTTCTTGAGAGCTGTCCTGAAAACGCTGTTCTTATAACAAACGGGGATAATGATACATTCCCGCTCTGGTTTGCTCAGGGAGTCCTGGGTACAAGACGAGATGTCATTGTAAGTAATTTAAGTCTGATGAACACGAATTGGTACGTTAATCAGTTAATAGATCGGGATTCTCTTCTTCTTGATTATAGAAATAAGGGTCTTGTTGATTCTCTCAGGCCGGTATTTATCTGGGGTCCTCACTACTTTCATGTGAATGCTGAACTGCAGCCCGAGTACTCACCCGTTGATGGTGATATACTGAGATCATCCTTCAATCAGGCTTGGCCGTGGGCTATTACGGATGACAGATTGGCCATAGCCATGCCGACCGAACCTTCGGCGAATCAGGGGGCACTTTCAATGCAGGATCTTGTACTGCTTGAGATGATACGCAGAAAACCTATACATGGCAGAGAAATCTATTTCGCAGGCACAGTCGCGAGGGACAGCAGACAATTCCTTGAAAATTATCAGGAGATGGAAGGAATCGCCTATCGTGTGACTGAATCCCAGGTAATCAATGCCGTTAACTCCCATCGAGGATGGCAGCTGATGAATGACTATCAGTTCACGGGAGTATATGATACTGGCGTTTATAAATGTGATCAGACAGTGCAGTTGCTTCGGAATTATTTATTAGCCTATCACCAGCTGGCATATCACTATCTTTCAATTGGAGAACCTGACAGTGTTAAGATGACTCTTGATGAAGCAGAAAGGCTTTTCATAACTCTGCCTGACGAATGGGCTGAGATACTTCCAACGAGGGCTGTAATCGTAGCGAAGCTGATTGACGGATTATATGGGCCAGCTGCGGCGAGAGATACACTGATAGCCCTTTCAAATGAGATTCGCGATGAAGGTGAGAGACTCGGAAGACCTGATCTTACTGATTTTGGTAAATATCTCTCGAATCTTGCGACAGGTCTTGATGGTTCTCTTGGTTATCAACAGAAAATCGAGTATGACAATCTTTTTGAAGTGCTGGATGATGGTTCCATTCCTTTCGCCTGGCTGAAAGTGGAAATGTCTCTGATGTTTTCCGACTACATCGGGGCATACCGTATTCTGGATAACTTGCCCCTGCAATCCGATACATTGTCCCTGCAGCTGACTGATCTGGCACACGCGACACTGGAAAGAATAGCGGAAACAACACCGATGAATTCAAGGTTGAATCCGGTCGAGAGCGGATTATTCATAATATTCGAATATATAGATATATCCAGCTCCACTGAATTCCGGCTTATATCAGATACTTCTCCCGGTGATATTATTGAAAGCATGATTGCACTTGCTTCAAGAGGACAGTTGATGTCATCGGTATCATCAGGTCTTGTACTTGCGAACCATATGGATGACCCTGCCCGGGCATCGATAATCCAGGCATTCGCGGAAAGAATAATAGAGGACGGAGTTATTCCGTCTATTGAGTGGTCTGAATGGTATCTTACCGAGAGTAACAGAGTGTCACCTGAGGCTGTCGCATGGATGGCTGCCAAAGCCGGACAACCAGAAATGATGTATGCTTCTCTATCAAGAAGTGAGAATGTATCTGAGGCTCTTCTTGATGAAATTCTCAGGTCTCCCGCTTCATATGCCGCGTCAATTCCCGACCCCGGGCGTGGTTCAGGACGATATTCATGGGTCAACATTCTTGCAGGGGGTTCCTTATAA
- a CDS encoding glycosyltransferase family 9 protein, whose amino-acid sequence MKDLSLVVRIPNWLGDIVMALPALSSLVNKYPDTTFWSRPGNSGLLPVFFGTRDIHVENRLPRMKFDSLLLMTDSFRTALQGYLSGISQRTGYSTDMRRLLLTHAIKPPDDRNHHHSLDYIGLSDAMGAHLKADIPAPRTEPAYESHVAFFAGAKYGSAKRWPGFAELALMLHKETGLPSVFYGTPEEECLLNEIASKIPMSSALTDLDIETLVSYLLSARIAIGNDSGGVHLSAAVGTPTVTIFGSTSPIWTAPLGRNTEVMASERSCSPCFKRKCPHGRPLCLDDISPEEVLSACVRLLKSGDN is encoded by the coding sequence GTGAAAGATTTGTCTCTGGTTGTCAGGATTCCAAACTGGCTCGGAGACATTGTTATGGCGCTTCCGGCGCTGTCTTCGCTGGTGAATAAATATCCGGACACGACCTTCTGGAGCCGACCGGGAAACTCAGGATTGCTTCCGGTATTCTTTGGTACACGGGATATTCACGTTGAGAACAGGCTCCCTCGAATGAAATTCGACAGTCTTCTTCTGATGACGGATTCCTTCAGAACAGCTCTTCAGGGATATCTATCCGGAATATCTCAGAGAACAGGTTACTCAACAGACATGAGGAGACTTCTTCTTACGCATGCCATAAAGCCTCCTGATGACCGTAATCATCATCATTCTCTTGATTACATCGGACTATCTGATGCTATGGGTGCTCATCTCAAAGCTGATATTCCGGCTCCAAGAACAGAACCTGCGTATGAATCTCATGTTGCTTTCTTCGCAGGAGCAAAATACGGCAGCGCGAAAAGATGGCCGGGTTTTGCTGAACTTGCGTTGATGCTTCATAAAGAAACAGGACTGCCATCGGTGTTTTACGGTACTCCGGAAGAGGAATGTTTACTCAACGAGATAGCATCAAAGATACCGATGTCCTCTGCGTTAACAGATCTGGATATTGAAACTCTGGTCTCATATCTCCTTTCCGCGAGAATCGCGATAGGAAACGATTCCGGAGGAGTTCACCTCTCTGCGGCGGTTGGAACACCTACAGTTACGATATTTGGCTCTACATCGCCGATATGGACAGCTCCTCTTGGCAGAAATACAGAGGTAATGGCTTCAGAAAGATCCTGTTCTCCATGCTTCAAGCGTAAATGTCCTCATGGTAGACCACTCTGTCTTGATGATATATCTCCGGAGGAAGTCTTGAGTGCATGCGTTCGATTACTTAAGAGCGGAGACAACTGA
- the dapF gene encoding diaminopimelate epimerase → MKLEFMKMSGAGNDFIMFNNMDSSLDSILSTDFIRTVCQRGLSAGADGLIEMKADTEYPFRMKYYNSDGSPAGMCGNGGRCVAVYAALQGIVTDSSAFSFRSDAGIHKAEITGSDTARIWMTNPDIHFLNKPFELPSAKNILISFLDTGVPQVVVFTDKDNFDGFNEQAPLLRRNEIFGAAGANVNYVSILGDSRIMIRTWERGVEGETLACGTGAVASAICMNLLYNQKTPVQVQVKSGRILTVGKSGDGWWLEGEARPVYSAVLLNL, encoded by the coding sequence ATGAAACTTGAATTCATGAAGATGAGTGGCGCGGGAAATGATTTCATTATGTTCAATAACATGGATTCATCCCTTGATAGTATTCTGAGTACTGATTTTATTCGAACTGTATGTCAAAGAGGGCTATCTGCAGGAGCAGACGGTCTGATTGAAATGAAAGCCGATACGGAGTATCCATTCAGAATGAAGTACTACAACAGCGATGGAAGTCCGGCTGGAATGTGCGGGAACGGGGGAAGGTGTGTAGCGGTGTATGCAGCTCTGCAGGGCATCGTCACGGACAGCAGTGCATTTTCATTCAGAAGTGATGCTGGAATTCATAAGGCGGAAATAACAGGTTCAGACACTGCAAGAATCTGGATGACGAACCCGGATATACACTTTCTCAATAAACCATTTGAACTTCCGTCTGCGAAAAATATATTGATATCCTTCCTGGACACCGGTGTTCCGCAGGTTGTGGTGTTCACAGATAAAGATAATTTCGATGGTTTTAATGAACAGGCGCCTTTACTTAGAAGGAATGAGATATTCGGTGCTGCCGGAGCTAATGTAAATTATGTTTCCATTCTAGGTGACTCAAGAATCATGATAAGGACCTGGGAGAGGGGTGTAGAAGGAGAAACCCTCGCATGTGGAACAGGAGCTGTCGCTTCAGCTATTTGCATGAATCTGCTTTATAATCAGAAAACACCTGTTCAGGTTCAGGTGAAGAGTGGACGGATTCTCACAGTTGGAAAGAGCGGAGACGGCTGGTGGCTTGAAGGTGAGGCAAGACCTGTCTATTCCGCGGTTCTTCTGAATCTTTAA